Part of the Quercus lobata isolate SW786 chromosome 6, ValleyOak3.0 Primary Assembly, whole genome shotgun sequence genome, TTTTGTctataattaagaaaatcagaCATAGACTTATAGTCAAATATAGACTTATCTATCCCatgtagaggaaaaaaaaaccttaagagTGAGTCTGATTTAAGGCATTTTAAGTAATTGCATAAACTTGTAATGTGCATTtagatatcgcttattttgctgaaaactgaaaacttattactgaaaacgctatagcaaaaaaaaatttattgctgcaaattactattcacacatttttATTACTTGATTGGTCCATGAACAGCGCCATGGACCAGCCAAAAAAAACGCAAGCTGCTCAAACATAAACACAGCCGCTATCCCAAACGCACCCGGTAGTTTCAAAACCCAGTAGCTACATTTAACAAAGTTAGCAACTCAGTTTCAATAGCATTCTATTAGTTCAATGCCAACAATCATCTTAATCTtcttgtaactttttttttttttttttgatgaaccaaACACTTTATTAAAGAAGGAGAAACAAATTACAACTCCCTACTGGACTCTCTCACAACAACAGAAGAGAGACAGTCCGGGCAAAAACCACTGCCAAAAGagccaaaaaaattacaagataaACTCCATTTTGCTAAGCTGTGGGCATCCTGATTACACAGCCTAGGAACCCACGACACCAACACTTTACCATGGAGATCAAGTAGAGACCTTAAATCAACACAAAGCGACCTGATTCTCCAAGGAGGAGGTAGTGTCAAATTTGATAGAAGCTAGACAACAACTTGAGAATCAGACTCCACAAGAACAGAATCACCATCCAGAGCAGGAACTAAAGAGATTGCCCATCTAACTGCTTCTGCTTCAACTTGAAGAGGGAGGGTCGTGTTCACTTTCATAGAGCCAGCAAACACCAACTCCCCTCTCCAATCTCTCACAACTACAGCGATGTCAGAAAAGCGAGGACCCACTGCTGCgtctacatttatttttatgtccAGCCTTGAGGGAGGAAACCAACCCTGAGGAGAGGGCGAGGCCAGATGACTAGTAGAGGAtgcttttgaatttttatgttcaGCAAAAAGGCTAAAAATCCTTGACAAAACTCCCTCCAAGTTAGGCACAGCAGAATCAAATATGAAACTATTTCTAAGCTTCCAAATAACATCACAGAGGATGGCGCCAAACAGCAAAAATTCTTCTCTTTGACAAGGATTCAGATTGTCCACAAACGGAGGAGAAATGAGAAAGCCAATAAAGTCTGAAGTGGACTCAAATCCAATCTCTTCCATCCTCAACCCCCACTGACTTTGAAACCATACAGCTTTAGCAATAGCACAAATTGTAAATAGGTGAAGGGAAGACTCAGTAGTCAAACCGCACAATGAACAACAACTATCAATATTCTCATTAAATCTACTGATTACCTCTTTAGAAGGCAGCACGTTGGTAGCAATTCTCCACAAAAGCATCTTAAGGCGCTCATGAAACTTGGATTTCCATATTTGACCCCTAGTAGCATCAATTTTCGAGGGGGACGAGGTTGCCCTGCATAGCCAATAAGCAGATTTGGCTGAAAAAGACCCCGAGTTTGTGATAGTCCATGACCAACTATCCACAGAATGGCTAATTGGGATGGGGATTTTCATAATGAGATCAACCACCGTCTCATTGAAGAAATAGTTCAGTTTGTGAACATCCCATCTACATAGATCCGATGACAAGAGCTGAGACACAACCAAGGCCAAGTCTGGATTAGCATCAACCTTAGGGGAAGGAATGTAGCCTGGAAGATCGGGGATCCAAGGATCAGACCATATTCTAATAGAATCCCCACTGCCCAAAACAATACATTCGGCCTTGGCGATGATATGCTTAACACCCAACAAGTTTTTCCAAAATGGGGAAGCATGTCCATTATAGGAATGAGTCAGCCAGTTATTACGGATCTTGTATTTCGCCCTCTACACATTAACACAAGGACAATCTTTTCCCGTTAAAATCCACCAGCCAAATTTGGAAAGGAGAGCTTGGTTGAAGTCCCAGAGATTCCTAAAACCCAAGCCTCCCTCCTTTTGGGGCCAACAAAGAGTAGACCAAGCTATTGGAGTCCAGTATGAACCCAACTTAGATTTAGAATTCCACCAAAATCTGCGAGTTGACTCGTCAAGTTGCTCACTTTAGGAAGCTGGATGGTAGACATAGCATAGGCTGGAATGGCTTGGGCCACCAATTTGATAAGGGTTGCTCTCCCAGACCAAGACAAATTTTTGCTTTTCCATCCACTTAGCTTACTATCCAGCCTCTCTTTACTTAGATTATGCTTTAACACTAGCCAATGACATTTAGACACTTGTCAATCATTTAGAAGGCTACTAATGCTAAATAGCTAGTAATGCTATGTTTGTTTCGCTATAAAACCTtttataaagatagttttccacatttttttaatgtttggtagcataaaaaaagaCTGGTCAACGAAaaactcttataaaaataaggcttattttttataagttattttcccaaaaaaaaaaaaaattggaaaacaatctctctctcacccagTGCATAgctcctataaatattatcttcttctgacttaggaaaaaatattttcttttgctcaTTCAACATTTCTCACAATAAACTCTCtcacttcttcttttccctttgttttttctctcttctcacacCCTCATTATCACCTCCCTGGTCTCTTCTCTTTCCATAGATTTCTTTCTCTATCTgcctctcttctattttttctccctatttcttCGCCCCTCTATAACACCATTCTTtaataaggttttttatttttttttctcctcacaATCAATCAATGGTTCTATAATAATTTTTGGTATATTTATCAAACTACTTGTACTGGATTAGTTTGCTAGTAAAATTATTTGGCCTATGTGGCATTTTGAACTATTTAAAATGGAACTTAAAGTTATAatggttattttgaattatgagaaatatagtttaaaatatatatatattatgtacgTTACTGTTCACATACATGAGCAAGATGAGTATTCGAGATCATGAAAATTGGATAGCGAATTTTGATTGTATCaactatcaaaattttagtttgaaaaccaaattcattcttggtttttttttttttttaat contains:
- the LOC115994650 gene encoding uncharacterized protein LOC115994650 yields the protein MSTIQLPKVSNLTSQLADFGGILNLSWRAKYKIRNNWLTHSYNGHASPFWKNLLGVKHIIAKAECIVLGSGDSIRIWSDPWIPDLPGYIPSPKVDANPDLALVVSQLLSSDLCRWDVHKLNYFFNETVVDLIMKIPIPISHSVDSWSWTITNSGSFSAKSAYWLCRATSSPSKIDATRGQIWKSKFHERLKMLLWRIATNVLPSKEVISRFNENIDSCCSLCGLTTESSLHLFTICAIAKAVWFQSQWGLRMEEIGFESTSDFIGFLISPPFVDNLNPCQREEFLLFGAILCDVIWKLRNSFIFDSAVPNLEGVLSRIFSLFAEHKNSKASSTSHLASPSPQGWFPPSRLDIKINVDAAVGPRFSDIAVVVRDWRGELVFAGSMKVNTTLPLQVEAEAVRWAISLVPALDGDSVLVESDSQVVV